A window of Planctomycetota bacterium contains these coding sequences:
- a CDS encoding PDZ domain-containing protein has product MKFLRTFLAGLGILAAAVPAAAQDQDKEALKKKILEDVERRLRQEEERLLKDIEKMLEEELSGVRKAPPPESKPPAPPRKARGYLGIRPGDLSDEEKKDLGIKNGIRIFEVVEGGPAAKAGLKADDVLVAIDGKPIESPQEIPALIQNLGEGARIKVEYLRDGRRSTAEVTLGRHPMDAAGAEAAPKKEEPRPAEPPRAEPRKEEPKKEELRERVKKFLEPREGERKQEEPRGPERGARGDDEGLDFFALEDEVFEQLRAVFEQLGMDPEQFFEQGKDGKWRLNRDLREMFRGLDLEKFRDLLPGKEAPAPRAKPPARPAPKVEPRKEAPAPAAPRAWLGIQPEEPAEQLRAQLEIEDGVGLLVADVVSGSPAEQAGLRKNDILLKIDGQPVRGEEGLAKFMEAAKPGQEAALTILRRGKEQVLKVKLGERKGE; this is encoded by the coding sequence ATGAAGTTCCTGCGGACATTCCTGGCGGGGCTCGGGATTCTGGCGGCGGCCGTGCCGGCGGCGGCCCAGGATCAGGACAAGGAAGCGCTCAAGAAGAAGATCCTGGAGGACGTCGAGCGCCGCCTCCGGCAGGAAGAAGAACGCCTTCTCAAAGACATCGAAAAGATGCTCGAGGAGGAACTTTCCGGGGTCCGAAAGGCGCCGCCTCCGGAATCCAAGCCTCCCGCTCCGCCGCGCAAGGCGCGCGGGTACCTGGGGATCCGGCCCGGAGACCTGAGCGACGAAGAGAAAAAGGATCTCGGAATCAAGAACGGGATCCGGATTTTCGAGGTTGTCGAAGGAGGCCCGGCGGCCAAGGCCGGCCTCAAGGCGGACGACGTCCTGGTCGCCATCGACGGGAAACCCATCGAGTCGCCCCAGGAGATTCCCGCCCTGATCCAGAATCTCGGAGAGGGCGCCCGCATCAAGGTGGAGTACCTTCGAGACGGGCGCCGTTCCACCGCCGAGGTGACGCTGGGGCGCCACCCGATGGACGCCGCGGGGGCGGAGGCGGCCCCGAAGAAGGAGGAGCCGCGGCCCGCCGAACCTCCCCGCGCGGAACCGCGGAAGGAGGAGCCCAAGAAGGAGGAGCTCCGGGAGCGCGTCAAGAAGTTCCTCGAGCCGCGCGAAGGGGAGCGCAAACAGGAAGAGCCCCGGGGCCCGGAGCGCGGCGCTCGTGGCGACGACGAGGGACTCGATTTCTTCGCCCTGGAGGACGAGGTCTTCGAGCAGCTCCGGGCCGTCTTCGAGCAGCTCGGAATGGATCCGGAGCAGTTTTTCGAGCAGGGCAAGGACGGCAAGTGGAGGCTCAACCGCGATCTGCGGGAAATGTTCCGCGGCCTGGACCTCGAGAAGTTCCGCGACCTTCTGCCGGGCAAGGAGGCGCCCGCCCCCCGCGCGAAGCCTCCCGCCCGCCCGGCCCCCAAGGTCGAGCCCCGCAAGGAAGCTCCCGCGCCTGCGGCGCCGCGGGCCTGGCTGGGGATCCAGCCGGAGGAACCGGCGGAACAACTCCGGGCTCAGCTTGAGATTGAGGACGGCGTCGGGCTTCTCGTGGCCGACGTCGTCTCCGGAAGTCCGGCGGAGCAGGCGGGACTCCGGAAGAACGACATCCTCCTCAAGATCGACGGGCAACCCGTCCGGGGCGAGGAGGGGCTGGCCAAATTCATGGAGGCGGCCAAGCCGGGCCAGGAGGCGGCGCTGACGATTCTGCGCCGCGGCAAGGAGCAGGTCCTCAAGGTCAAACTCGGCGAGCGAAAGGGCGAATAG
- a CDS encoding sigma-70 family RNA polymerase sigma factor, with amino-acid sequence MPDAAEIALIQRCQEGREDAFRELVERYQRRTFWIAYNMVGNQETAREISQEAFVRVFRNIRRFDVRKNFYTWLYQIVVNLSIDHVRKASHARTVDLDGVGGLADPARRDPSESGERAETRRRVHQALDRLPPKYKAVLTLRDIQGFSCEEIAEIVGCTNATVRWRLHRARRLFKAVWEGKGVQIGDEGEASER; translated from the coding sequence ATGCCGGACGCCGCCGAAATCGCCCTGATTCAGCGCTGCCAGGAAGGACGGGAAGACGCCTTCCGGGAATTGGTCGAACGCTATCAGCGGCGCACCTTCTGGATCGCCTACAACATGGTCGGCAACCAGGAGACGGCCCGGGAGATCTCTCAGGAAGCCTTCGTGCGCGTCTTCCGCAACATCCGCCGGTTCGACGTGCGGAAGAACTTCTACACCTGGCTCTACCAGATCGTCGTCAATCTTTCGATCGACCACGTCCGGAAGGCTTCGCACGCGCGGACGGTGGATCTCGACGGCGTAGGCGGGCTGGCGGATCCCGCGCGCCGCGATCCTTCCGAAAGCGGGGAAAGGGCCGAAACGCGCCGCCGGGTGCACCAGGCGCTGGACCGGTTGCCTCCGAAGTACAAGGCGGTCCTCACCCTGCGCGACATTCAGGGGTTTTCCTGCGAGGAGATCGCCGAGATCGTCGGCTGCACCAACGCCACCGTTCGCTGGCGCCTCCACCGGGCGCGGCGCCTCTTCAAGGCCGTGTGGGAAGGCAAGGGCGTCCAGATCGGCGACGAAGGGGAGGCGTCCGAGCGCTGA
- a CDS encoding zf-HC2 domain-containing protein: protein MEKQDFMGCGEIRELLPLYVGGEASEEDRGAVEEHVRFCGACARELDQYREARTHLAVLREVDVPPGLWRSMWAGIRGELFPRSVPAAGASWMETGLRCAAALFLGVAIGLGAHLVGGDRPQEIPAAPEGVREPVSASVPGSGPARVLSSEPWPARRAPRFEMVLPEANPDEDAYLPRVESLLSGDEREF from the coding sequence ATGGAGAAGCAGGATTTCATGGGCTGCGGGGAGATTCGGGAACTTCTGCCGCTCTACGTGGGCGGGGAGGCGTCCGAGGAGGACCGGGGGGCCGTCGAGGAGCACGTGCGGTTCTGCGGCGCCTGCGCGCGCGAGCTGGACCAGTACCGCGAGGCCCGCACCCACTTGGCCGTCCTCCGGGAAGTGGACGTCCCGCCGGGTCTCTGGCGGTCGATGTGGGCGGGCATTCGCGGCGAGCTTTTTCCGCGTTCGGTTCCCGCCGCGGGAGCGTCCTGGATGGAAACGGGCCTGCGGTGCGCCGCGGCGCTTTTTCTGGGCGTGGCGATCGGCCTGGGGGCGCACCTTGTGGGCGGAGATCGCCCGCAGGAGATCCCCGCGGCGCCGGAAGGCGTTCGAGAACCCGTGAGCGCCTCCGTGCCGGGCTCGGGACCCGCCCGGGTTCTGAGCTCGGAGCCCTGGCCCGCGAGACGCGCGCCCCGGTTCGAGATGGTGCTCCCCGAAGCGAACCCGGACGAGGACGCCTATCTCCCTCGCGTGGAATCCCTGCTTTCCGGCGACGAGCGGGAGTTCTAG
- a CDS encoding S1C family serine protease, with protein MNALCALLAIAAATVQDRPSDDSTLRKLERDIAAVVEKVRPSVVRVTAMLGSDPLFGPRRRILSGVVYGGEGHVVTEASGVEGAEDLSVEAAGDVYKARHVASDVRTGVAVLHVPARGLVPAAFVSEPCKPGAIAVTVGYPFGAPGASFGSIAGSGRSILVGGRRYDDMIQVTAPVHPGDCGGFVADAAGRFVGLVHSLYGAEPGRSAAPGAGFAVPAEWVKFSADRIIRHGRMVRGWLGVTVRAAGRPEGGVRILRVDPDGPAARAGLAPEDVLVAFDGRPVRNPAELQWKVARFEEPTPVRVTLLRGEERLELEVRVEIDPLK; from the coding sequence ATGAACGCGCTCTGCGCCCTGCTGGCGATCGCCGCGGCCACCGTTCAGGACCGTCCTTCGGACGACTCCACCCTGCGCAAGCTCGAACGGGACATCGCCGCCGTCGTCGAAAAGGTCCGTCCTTCCGTGGTTCGCGTGACCGCGATGCTCGGGAGCGATCCTCTCTTCGGGCCGCGCCGGCGGATCCTCTCGGGCGTCGTTTACGGCGGCGAGGGACACGTGGTGACGGAAGCCTCGGGCGTCGAAGGCGCGGAAGACCTGTCCGTGGAAGCCGCCGGGGACGTGTACAAGGCGCGGCACGTGGCCTCCGACGTGCGGACCGGCGTGGCCGTTCTCCACGTTCCGGCGCGGGGGCTCGTCCCGGCCGCTTTCGTCTCCGAACCGTGCAAGCCGGGGGCCATTGCCGTGACGGTGGGATATCCCTTCGGCGCGCCGGGGGCTTCGTTCGGGAGCATTGCCGGCTCGGGCCGGTCGATCCTCGTGGGAGGCCGCCGGTACGACGACATGATCCAAGTGACCGCGCCCGTGCATCCGGGCGACTGCGGCGGATTCGTGGCCGATGCGGCGGGCCGGTTCGTGGGGCTGGTGCACTCGCTTTACGGGGCTGAGCCCGGTCGGTCCGCGGCGCCGGGAGCGGGTTTCGCCGTCCCGGCGGAATGGGTGAAGTTTTCGGCCGACCGCATCATCCGGCACGGACGGATGGTGCGCGGATGGCTGGGCGTGACGGTCCGCGCCGCCGGGCGGCCCGAAGGGGGCGTGCGGATTTTGCGCGTGGATCCGGACGGACCCGCCGCTCGCGCGGGGCTGGCGCCGGAGGACGTTCTGGTGGCCTTCGACGGCCGTCCCGTCCGGAATCCGGCGGAGCTGCAGTGGAAGGTGGCCCGTTTCGAAGAGCCGACTCCGGTGCGGGTGACCCTCCTGCGGGGGGAGGAGCGGCTCGAACTCGAGGTGCGCGTGGAGATCGATCCTCTCAAGTGA
- a CDS encoding PDZ domain-containing protein produces the protein MEVLLAALAALQDPDPRTPDLRDVRLYVYDASRGLTLRVRKDGAVEVEIVEEAEGRREVRRYSAPSVEAFREAHGEVVRRHGLDRYLGAAASRPARPRAPEFRSRPPAEWDEEWRRWMEEQEDLFREYRRFFRGPFPVPPRPERDPEATEPRGREFGLRVEGLEDPLRERLGLKPGEGLRVVEVRPGTPAARAGLLKDDILLKVDGKPVTDIWQLRRDARAAMLKPEFELEVLRAGERKTIRVKGDSDGAEY, from the coding sequence ATGGAAGTCCTTCTGGCGGCGCTGGCGGCCCTTCAGGATCCGGACCCCCGGACTCCCGACCTTCGGGACGTGCGGCTCTACGTCTATGACGCCTCGCGCGGGCTGACGCTGCGCGTGCGCAAGGACGGCGCCGTGGAGGTCGAGATCGTCGAAGAGGCGGAGGGGCGCAGGGAAGTGCGCCGGTATTCGGCCCCCAGCGTCGAGGCGTTCCGCGAAGCGCACGGGGAGGTGGTCCGCCGGCACGGACTGGATCGCTACCTGGGCGCGGCGGCTTCACGCCCGGCGCGCCCGCGGGCGCCGGAATTCCGATCCCGTCCTCCGGCGGAGTGGGATGAGGAGTGGCGCCGATGGATGGAGGAACAGGAAGATCTCTTCCGGGAGTACCGGCGATTCTTCCGCGGGCCGTTTCCGGTCCCGCCCCGGCCCGAGCGTGACCCTGAGGCGACCGAACCGCGCGGTCGCGAGTTCGGCCTGCGGGTCGAGGGGCTGGAAGATCCGCTCCGCGAGCGGCTCGGGCTCAAGCCCGGCGAAGGCCTGCGGGTGGTCGAGGTGCGTCCCGGCACGCCCGCCGCGCGGGCGGGGCTTCTGAAGGACGATATCCTTCTGAAGGTGGACGGAAAGCCGGTCACGGACATCTGGCAACTTCGGCGCGACGCGCGGGCGGCGATGCTCAAGCCCGAGTTCGAGCTGGAAGTGCTTCGGGCCGGCGAGCGCAAAACGATTCGCGTCAAGGGAGACTCCGACGGCGCGGAGTATTGA
- a CDS encoding trypsin-like peptidase domain-containing protein, whose translation MKDILRSIAVAAFLAAGVAAGVGLGRAFDARGEAPRPPAARPEPPAVLASLQESFHAVAEAAMPSVVHITTQVGGGLGDFFQPMMGVGSGVIVSEEGHIVTNNHVVDAGADRLRALRVRFVDGKEYPAKVLGTDPESDLALLKISARGAKLAPIPFADSDRVRVGDWCLAIGSPFGYNHTVTAGIVSAKHRRAQLGLPYQDFLQTDAAINPGNSGGALVNLKGELVGINTAIVSQTRGNDGVGFAISSNLVKWVSERLQREGRVRRGYLGVKLADLDAQLVEALRQEYGIGSLEELLDHLGLKEARGAFVFEVEPGTPAAEAGFKDKDVILEFNGERVAGQGDMLFKVARLSPGTEVTVKVLRDRRERELRVKLGERPPIDLRRRR comes from the coding sequence ATGAAGGACATCCTGCGATCGATCGCCGTGGCGGCGTTCCTGGCGGCGGGCGTGGCGGCGGGGGTCGGGCTGGGGCGCGCGTTCGACGCTCGAGGGGAAGCGCCCCGGCCGCCGGCGGCGCGTCCCGAACCGCCGGCGGTGCTGGCGAGTCTTCAGGAGTCGTTTCACGCGGTGGCGGAAGCGGCGATGCCTTCGGTCGTTCACATCACCACCCAGGTGGGCGGCGGGCTCGGGGACTTCTTTCAGCCCATGATGGGCGTGGGCTCCGGCGTCATCGTGAGCGAGGAAGGCCATATCGTCACGAACAACCACGTCGTGGACGCCGGAGCGGACCGCCTGCGCGCGCTGCGCGTGCGGTTCGTGGACGGCAAGGAGTATCCGGCCAAGGTGCTTGGGACGGATCCCGAGAGCGACCTGGCGCTTCTGAAGATTTCGGCCCGGGGAGCCAAGCTCGCGCCGATTCCGTTCGCGGATTCGGACCGGGTCCGCGTGGGAGACTGGTGTCTGGCGATCGGGAGCCCCTTCGGGTACAACCACACGGTGACGGCCGGCATCGTCAGCGCGAAGCACCGCCGCGCGCAGCTGGGGCTGCCGTATCAGGATTTCCTGCAGACCGACGCCGCGATCAACCCGGGCAACTCGGGCGGGGCGCTCGTGAACCTGAAGGGAGAGCTCGTCGGGATCAACACGGCGATCGTGTCCCAGACGCGGGGCAACGACGGCGTGGGCTTCGCGATCAGCTCGAATCTGGTCAAGTGGGTTTCCGAACGGCTCCAGCGCGAAGGTCGCGTGCGGCGCGGCTACCTCGGCGTGAAGCTGGCGGATCTGGACGCCCAGCTCGTGGAGGCGCTCCGCCAGGAGTACGGGATCGGGTCGCTGGAGGAGCTGCTGGACCACCTGGGACTCAAGGAGGCCCGAGGCGCCTTCGTCTTCGAAGTCGAGCCGGGCACTCCGGCGGCGGAGGCGGGGTTCAAGGACAAGGACGTGATCCTCGAATTCAACGGCGAGCGGGTGGCCGGTCAGGGGGACATGCTCTTCAAAGTCGCCCGGCTTTCTCCGGGAACCGAGGTGACCGTGAAGGTGCTGCGGGACCGCAGGGAGCGCGAACTTCGGGTGAAGCTCGGGGAGCGTCCCCCGATCGATCTGCGCCGGCGGCGGTAG
- a CDS encoding aminotransferase class IV yields the protein MSWVWLDGTFRPEEKALIPATDPGLLYGHGVFEVTRAYGGIPFRLADHLERMRRSAALFKVPFRLPDLEPVIAELCRRNRAPDAYVRITLSAGGHLLVLARPRRPLPRAWYRKGAEVMIAPWRRDPRGPLCGHKTLNYLENVLTHREALRRGCADALFVGPRGELLEGCVTNVFLVFGGRLVTPRLGPGILPGVTRKIVLEIEPSARERTVRLKELWKADEAFLTNSLIEILPLGRPGPVTRRVADAYRALTPAAGAR from the coding sequence GTGAGCTGGGTCTGGCTCGACGGAACCTTCCGTCCCGAAGAGAAGGCGCTCATCCCCGCGACCGACCCCGGCCTCCTTTACGGACACGGCGTCTTCGAGGTCACGCGGGCGTACGGCGGAATTCCGTTCCGCCTGGCCGACCATCTCGAGCGGATGCGCCGCTCGGCGGCGCTCTTCAAGGTCCCCTTCCGGCTTCCGGACCTCGAACCCGTGATCGCCGAGCTGTGCCGCCGGAACCGCGCGCCGGACGCCTACGTGCGGATCACGCTGTCGGCCGGCGGACACCTCCTGGTCCTGGCGCGGCCGCGGCGCCCCCTGCCGCGGGCGTGGTACCGCAAGGGGGCCGAGGTCATGATCGCCCCGTGGCGAAGGGATCCGCGGGGCCCGCTCTGCGGGCACAAGACGCTCAACTACCTCGAAAACGTCCTGACCCACCGCGAAGCGCTCCGGCGCGGATGCGCGGACGCCCTTTTCGTGGGCCCGCGGGGAGAGCTCCTCGAAGGATGCGTGACGAACGTGTTCCTCGTCTTCGGCGGCCGACTGGTCACACCGCGCCTGGGACCCGGCATCCTTCCGGGCGTCACGCGGAAGATCGTGCTTGAAATCGAGCCCTCCGCGCGGGAGCGGACCGTGCGGCTCAAAGAATTGTGGAAGGCGGACGAAGCCTTCCTGACCAATTCGCTCATCGAAATCCTGCCCCTGGGACGGCCCGGACCGGTGACCCGCCGCGTGGCGGACGCCTACCGGGCGCTCACTCCCGCGGCGGGGGCCCGGTAG
- the pabB gene encoding aminodeoxychorismate synthase component I: protein MLKLGKPVRARKTAVAPPRDLLSWYPAAARHPFPFVLESAAGGRFSFLGSNPYAVLLARGRRISLWRGGRERSWEGDPFDALRELLAERPVESDPDLPFPGGVVGAFGYDLARHLERLPRRAQDDLGFPDLVAGFYDRFLVVDRQERRAAIVELADRDTPRAMDARTYDEAFGAASAPAGPRGANFTRERYVQAVRRALEYIAAGDVYQVNLSQRFHARVPEPPVRIYERMRAATPAPYAACLEFGRRAVLSASPELFLERRGRRIVTRPIKGTRRRDPDPDEDERLRRDLWSSPKDDAELAMIVDLERNDLGRVCEYGTVRVAEPKILESHPTVHHLCASIEGTLRRDAGPVEILRATFPGGSITGAPKIRAMEIIDELEPTRRAFYTGALGMIGLDGSLNLSIAIRTVLMDGEDCFFQAGGGIVADSDPQAEYEETLAKAAGLARALGVSLP from the coding sequence GTGCTCAAGCTGGGCAAGCCGGTCCGCGCCCGAAAAACGGCGGTCGCCCCGCCGCGCGACCTTCTTTCCTGGTATCCGGCGGCCGCCCGGCACCCCTTCCCCTTCGTCCTGGAAAGCGCGGCGGGCGGACGCTTCAGCTTCCTGGGCTCCAATCCCTACGCCGTCCTCCTCGCCCGCGGCCGGCGGATCTCCCTGTGGCGCGGCGGCCGCGAGCGCTCCTGGGAGGGCGACCCGTTCGATGCCCTCCGCGAACTCCTGGCCGAACGGCCGGTCGAGTCCGATCCCGACCTTCCGTTCCCCGGCGGCGTCGTGGGCGCCTTCGGATACGATCTCGCGCGGCACCTCGAGCGCCTCCCGAGGCGCGCCCAGGACGACCTCGGGTTTCCGGATCTCGTCGCGGGCTTCTACGACCGCTTCCTCGTCGTGGACCGACAGGAACGCCGCGCCGCGATCGTGGAACTCGCCGACCGCGACACCCCGAGAGCGATGGACGCGCGCACCTACGACGAAGCGTTCGGCGCCGCCTCGGCCCCCGCCGGCCCGCGGGGCGCCAACTTCACGCGGGAGCGGTACGTCCAGGCCGTCCGCCGCGCCCTCGAGTACATCGCCGCCGGCGACGTCTACCAGGTCAACCTTTCCCAACGCTTTCACGCCCGGGTGCCGGAGCCGCCGGTCCGGATTTACGAACGGATGCGCGCGGCGACCCCCGCCCCCTATGCGGCGTGCCTCGAATTCGGCCGCCGGGCGGTCCTTTCGGCCTCCCCGGAACTCTTCCTCGAACGCCGCGGGCGCCGAATCGTCACCCGGCCCATCAAGGGCACCCGCCGCCGGGACCCCGATCCCGACGAAGACGAGCGTCTCCGGAGGGATCTCTGGTCGAGCCCCAAGGACGACGCCGAATTGGCCATGATCGTGGACCTCGAGCGCAACGACCTGGGGCGGGTCTGCGAGTACGGAACCGTCCGCGTGGCCGAACCCAAGATTCTCGAAAGCCACCCGACCGTCCATCATCTCTGCGCCTCGATCGAGGGAACCCTGCGGCGGGACGCGGGCCCCGTGGAGATCCTTCGGGCGACGTTCCCAGGAGGCTCGATCACGGGAGCGCCCAAGATCCGGGCGATGGAGATCATCGACGAACTGGAACCCACGCGGCGGGCGTTCTACACCGGCGCCCTCGGCATGATCGGCCTGGACGGCTCCCTGAATCTCTCCATCGCCATCCGCACGGTGCTCATGGACGGCGAGGACTGCTTCTTCCAGGCGGGCGGCGGAATCGTGGCCGATTCGGATCCGCAGGCCGAGTACGAGGAGACGCTGGCCAAGGCCGCCGGCCTCGCCCGGGCGCTGGGGGTTTCCCTGCCGTGA